A genome region from Novosphingobium sp. G106 includes the following:
- a CDS encoding OmpW family outer membrane protein gives MGLPAASQTKADDNVVPTLAIEYFAAPNLSVETICCFTQHHVDGAGAIAGTRIVDHVLILPATLTFKYHLAAGPVRPYVGLGPSMFMFFGEKPGATARTLGVTRVRMSNDLGVALQAGVDVPINRSGMGVSLEAKKYFMDTTAHFFTVSGTEALTTKHSLDPWVVSGGVYFRF, from the coding sequence GTGGGCCTCCCCGCGGCCAGCCAGACCAAGGCTGACGACAACGTCGTACCGACGCTCGCGATCGAATATTTCGCGGCGCCGAATCTGTCGGTCGAGACGATCTGCTGCTTCACCCAGCATCATGTCGACGGCGCGGGGGCCATCGCCGGCACGAGGATCGTCGATCACGTGCTGATCCTGCCAGCGACGCTCACTTTCAAGTATCATCTCGCCGCCGGGCCGGTCCGGCCCTATGTCGGCCTAGGTCCCAGCATGTTCATGTTCTTCGGCGAGAAGCCCGGCGCGACCGCGCGCACGCTCGGCGTGACCCGGGTCCGGATGAGCAACGATCTTGGCGTCGCCCTGCAAGCCGGCGTTGACGTACCGATCAACCGCTCGGGGATGGGCGTCAGCCTCGAAGCCAAGAAATATTTCATGGACACGACCGCGCACTTCTTCACGGTCAGCGGGACCGAGGCTCTGACCACGAAGCATTCGCTCGACCCCTGGGTCGTCAGTGGCGGGGTCTATTTTCGGTTCTGA
- a CDS encoding UrcA family protein codes for MNSIRIAFYVVAAELAALAIVVPGAALAAQPAEEPAIVVEAPRTLPSPLPASPGEKSPFTGAQIVTTVVRISVLYGDLDLKQPESAARLMTRIQRVAHDACVTLDRLYPLSPDPDCVSRAAAKATPAAKALLAAEEEK; via the coding sequence ATGAACTCTATTCGTATCGCATTTTACGTCGTGGCGGCCGAGTTGGCCGCTCTGGCCATTGTTGTCCCGGGCGCAGCCTTGGCAGCGCAACCGGCGGAAGAGCCGGCGATCGTCGTCGAAGCGCCGCGGACGCTGCCATCCCCTCTCCCCGCGTCGCCCGGCGAAAAGAGCCCGTTCACGGGTGCACAGATTGTCACGACTGTCGTGCGGATTTCGGTCCTCTACGGCGACCTCGACCTGAAGCAGCCCGAAAGCGCGGCCAGGTTGATGACCCGAATACAGCGCGTCGCGCACGACGCCTGCGTCACGCTCGACCGGCTCTATCCACTCAGCCCCGATCCCGATTGCGTGTCTCGCGCCGCCGCCAAGGCCACCCCGGCAGCGAAGGCCTTGCTGGCGGCAGAAGAGGAAAAGTAA
- a CDS encoding amidohydrolase family protein — MNDMVVISTDDHICEPPTLFDNQLSGDLLASAPKLKTDAQGKNFWQYQGYIRPSVGLNAVVGRPFEEYGMEPTSLDQLRDGCWDVHKRIDDMDVNGIAASMCFGNSIGFDGQTFHKAADKALALRHMQAYNDWHYDEWCMAYPGRFIPLAILPTWDAAATVAEIHRCAKKGFRVVSMNENPTVQGLPSIHNDYWNPVFKALMDNDMTIALHIGSGNPAPHASMESPIEAWISTMPMSVAQGVADWLQLEELHQYPDMRIIVSEGSIGWVPYLMERADFSNWRHKAWTRSRFQNVKPSELMKRHFAHCFLWDPYGLKNLSEVGEDNVTYEVDYPHSDALWPDAAELLWVQVKNLTNEQIDKVTHLNAIKWLRHDALFTYNKRDDMTVRACHARALAKNVDIAPKSSGGSTPTTETRPVTSGDIMEMFKAHAEKRAREAEPA, encoded by the coding sequence ATGAACGATATGGTGGTGATCAGCACCGACGACCACATCTGCGAACCGCCGACGTTGTTCGACAACCAGCTTTCGGGCGACCTACTGGCTTCGGCCCCCAAGCTCAAGACCGACGCCCAGGGCAAGAACTTCTGGCAATACCAGGGCTATATTCGCCCCTCGGTCGGCCTCAACGCCGTCGTCGGCCGGCCATTCGAGGAATACGGTATGGAGCCGACCTCGCTCGACCAGCTCCGCGACGGCTGCTGGGACGTCCACAAGCGCATCGACGACATGGACGTGAACGGCATCGCCGCCTCGATGTGCTTCGGCAACTCGATCGGCTTCGACGGCCAGACCTTCCACAAGGCGGCCGACAAGGCGCTCGCGCTGCGGCACATGCAGGCCTACAACGACTGGCACTACGACGAATGGTGCATGGCCTATCCTGGACGCTTCATCCCGCTCGCCATCCTCCCGACCTGGGACGCGGCGGCGACCGTCGCCGAAATCCATCGCTGCGCGAAAAAGGGATTTCGCGTCGTCTCGATGAACGAGAACCCCACCGTCCAGGGCTTGCCGTCGATCCACAACGACTACTGGAACCCGGTGTTCAAGGCCTTGATGGACAACGACATGACGATCGCGCTTCACATCGGAAGCGGCAATCCCGCCCCGCACGCCTCGATGGAATCGCCGATCGAGGCCTGGATTAGCACGATGCCGATGTCCGTCGCCCAGGGCGTAGCCGACTGGCTCCAGCTCGAGGAACTGCACCAGTACCCCGACATGCGGATCATCGTCTCCGAAGGATCGATCGGCTGGGTGCCCTATCTGATGGAACGCGCCGACTTCTCGAACTGGCGCCACAAGGCCTGGACGCGATCGCGTTTCCAGAACGTCAAGCCCAGCGAACTGATGAAACGGCACTTCGCGCACTGCTTCCTGTGGGATCCCTATGGCCTCAAGAACTTGTCCGAGGTGGGCGAGGACAATGTCACCTACGAAGTCGACTATCCCCATTCCGACGCGCTCTGGCCCGATGCCGCCGAGCTTCTGTGGGTGCAGGTCAAGAATCTCACCAACGAACAGATCGACAAGGTCACGCACCTAAACGCCATCAAATGGCTGCGTCACGACGCGCTGTTCACGTACAACAAACGCGACGACATGACCGTCCGGGCCTGCCACGCGCGTGCGCTGGCCAAGAACGTCGACATCGCCCCGAAGAGCTCTGGCGGTTCGACCCCCACCACCGAGACACGCCCCGTGACCTCGGGCGATATCATGGAGATGTTCAAAGCCCATGCCGAGAAGCGGGCAAGGGAGGCCGAACCGGCCTGA
- a CDS encoding NAD(P)/FAD-dependent oxidoreductase: protein MICKPSDCPPASEIDIPAMRAKYRRERDRRLKRDHNDQYVAASGKWGEIYEVDPYTPVAPRDPITGETDVVILGAGYCGMMVAAQLKKAGITKFHNIDHGGNFGGTWYWNRYPGIQCDNDSLVYMPLLEETGYMPSKKFADGYEIHDHCQIIADTFGLRENALFHTLIKTLKWDAAINRWHVGTNRGDDIKARFVVLAMGPLNKPKLPGIPGLDQFKGKVFHTARWDYDYTGGAWREPILDKLGDKKVAIIGTGATAIQVVPYLAKYAGQTYVIQRTPSTIDARDNRAIDREWFAGLKPGWQQERIRNFHHAAMERLSPGEPDMVQDIWTEISRNCAAQLEAEGWPDVAPEEYAARREIMDYRLMERLRRRCDVVEDPVTAEALKPYYRYLCKRPASNDNYYPAFNQPNVTLIDVAETRGLERLTEKGFVHNGDEYEIDCLIMASGYEVTNDLDRRWGIDTIEGRDGLSIYDYWREGYRTFQGMMAHGFPNMFFTGFTQAGTNASNSKTFIDQGFHIGYVASEALRRGAETVEPTQEAQDAYIRHLRSVAVDNSVFQTECTPSYFNNEGDQQKKRSIFGEPWGEGYYAFEDMLQRWRDAGTLDGLALTREAVAV, encoded by the coding sequence ATGATCTGCAAACCGTCCGACTGTCCTCCCGCCAGCGAAATCGACATTCCCGCGATGCGCGCCAAATACCGGCGCGAGCGCGACCGGCGCCTGAAGCGCGACCATAACGACCAGTATGTCGCTGCAAGCGGCAAGTGGGGCGAAATCTACGAAGTCGATCCCTACACCCCGGTCGCGCCGCGCGATCCCATCACGGGTGAAACCGACGTCGTCATCCTGGGCGCCGGCTATTGCGGCATGATGGTCGCGGCGCAGCTCAAGAAGGCCGGGATCACCAAGTTCCACAATATCGACCACGGCGGCAATTTCGGCGGCACCTGGTACTGGAACCGCTATCCGGGGATACAGTGCGACAACGACAGCCTCGTCTACATGCCGCTGCTGGAAGAGACGGGCTACATGCCTTCGAAGAAGTTCGCCGACGGCTACGAGATCCACGACCATTGCCAGATCATCGCCGACACCTTCGGCTTGCGTGAAAACGCGCTGTTCCACACGCTGATCAAGACGCTGAAATGGGACGCTGCCATCAACCGCTGGCACGTCGGCACGAACCGGGGCGACGATATTAAAGCGCGCTTCGTCGTGTTGGCTATGGGGCCTTTGAACAAGCCGAAGCTGCCCGGCATCCCCGGCCTCGATCAATTCAAAGGGAAGGTGTTCCACACGGCCCGCTGGGACTATGATTATACCGGCGGCGCCTGGCGCGAGCCCATTCTCGACAAGCTCGGCGACAAGAAAGTGGCGATCATCGGCACGGGCGCCACGGCGATCCAGGTCGTCCCCTATCTCGCAAAGTACGCCGGCCAGACCTATGTCATCCAGCGCACCCCCTCGACGATCGATGCACGCGACAACCGGGCGATCGATCGCGAATGGTTCGCCGGCCTGAAGCCGGGCTGGCAGCAGGAGCGCATCAGGAATTTCCACCACGCGGCGATGGAGCGGCTGTCCCCGGGCGAGCCCGACATGGTGCAGGACATCTGGACCGAGATCAGCCGCAACTGCGCGGCGCAGCTCGAAGCCGAGGGCTGGCCCGATGTCGCGCCCGAGGAATATGCCGCGCGCCGCGAGATCATGGACTACCGGCTTATGGAGCGGCTGCGCCGCCGCTGCGACGTGGTCGAGGATCCGGTGACGGCCGAAGCGCTCAAACCCTATTACCGCTACCTCTGCAAGCGGCCGGCCTCGAATGACAATTACTATCCCGCGTTCAACCAACCGAACGTGACGCTGATCGACGTGGCCGAGACGAGGGGGCTCGAGCGTCTGACCGAGAAGGGCTTCGTACACAACGGCGACGAATACGAGATCGACTGCCTGATCATGGCCTCGGGCTACGAGGTGACCAACGACCTCGACCGGCGCTGGGGCATCGACACGATCGAAGGCCGCGATGGCCTATCGATCTACGACTATTGGCGCGAGGGCTATCGGACTTTCCAGGGCATGATGGCGCACGGCTTTCCCAACATGTTCTTCACCGGCTTCACCCAGGCCGGAACCAATGCGTCCAATTCCAAGACCTTCATCGATCAGGGTTTTCATATTGGCTACGTCGCAAGCGAGGCGCTGAGGCGCGGGGCGGAGACGGTGGAGCCCACGCAGGAAGCGCAGGACGCCTATATCCGGCACCTGCGCTCGGTCGCGGTCGACAACTCCGTGTTCCAGACCGAGTGCACGCCTTCCTATTTCAACAATGAAGGCGACCAGCAGAAGAAGCGCTCCATCTTCGGCGAGCCCTGGGGCGAGGGCTACTATGCGTTCGAGGACATGCTGCAGCGCTGGCGCGATGCCGGAACGCTGGACGGCCTCGCGCTGACCCGCGAAGCCGTCGCGGTCTGA
- a CDS encoding SRPBCC family protein has protein sequence MNKPEKIVSEDLSEALTYPSEAFISRDYAEAEPQRLWSKVWQQAGRVEELKVVGDYITYNICHDSILIVRDTPETLKAFHNVCPHRGRRLVGNNTGGGPKTIAQDTGTHSARGNRLKFGCNYHAWTFDLDGEATYIPDRVDWNGALDSVRTSLAPVQVDCWGGWIWINMDLGAGPLREWLEPVASLIDPFEFENMRYRFRYWGIFDCNWKVALEAFLEPYHVQGTHPQLIKYGDFYSFSKAFGLHGQTGFDSKTHRDSGTAVETSVHRAAGDGDPRTTIAQMQAEYWETIGASTSETLVRTAQRLPVELPEGTPAAEVHRRWMEMAVAEDAARGVKWPDLTDAQVAAAGLALSIFPNVNFIPGPTFALAYRVRPFGTDPDKCIFEAVALDRFAEGEEPETEWIYVEQDLDKWPYVISQDISNMVEVHRGYKSRGFRGNLPNPWQERKVTNLHRGLAKYMGTGSPRPLD, from the coding sequence ATGAACAAGCCCGAGAAGATCGTCTCCGAGGACCTGTCGGAAGCGCTGACCTACCCCTCCGAGGCATTCATCAGCCGTGACTATGCCGAGGCGGAGCCCCAACGGCTGTGGTCGAAGGTCTGGCAGCAGGCCGGGCGCGTAGAAGAGCTGAAGGTCGTCGGTGATTACATCACCTACAACATCTGCCACGACTCGATCCTGATCGTGCGCGACACTCCCGAAACGCTCAAGGCGTTCCACAACGTCTGCCCGCATCGCGGCCGGCGGCTCGTGGGCAACAACACCGGCGGCGGTCCCAAGACGATCGCGCAGGACACGGGCACGCACAGCGCGCGCGGCAACCGGCTGAAATTCGGCTGCAACTACCATGCCTGGACTTTCGATCTCGACGGCGAGGCAACCTACATTCCCGACCGCGTGGACTGGAACGGCGCGCTCGACAGCGTCCGCACCAGCCTGGCGCCAGTACAGGTCGACTGCTGGGGCGGCTGGATCTGGATCAACATGGACCTCGGCGCCGGGCCGCTGCGCGAATGGCTCGAGCCCGTGGCCTCGCTGATCGATCCCTTCGAATTCGAGAATATGCGCTACCGCTTCCGCTACTGGGGCATTTTCGACTGCAATTGGAAGGTCGCGCTCGAGGCCTTCCTCGAACCCTATCACGTCCAGGGCACGCACCCGCAACTGATCAAGTACGGGGACTTTTATTCGTTCAGCAAGGCCTTCGGCCTGCACGGCCAGACGGGCTTCGATTCGAAGACGCACAGGGATAGCGGCACCGCGGTCGAGACCTCGGTCCACCGCGCGGCTGGCGATGGCGATCCGCGCACGACGATCGCGCAGATGCAGGCCGAGTACTGGGAAACGATTGGCGCCAGCACCAGCGAGACGCTGGTGCGCACCGCCCAGCGCCTGCCGGTGGAACTGCCCGAAGGAACGCCGGCGGCCGAGGTCCACAGGCGCTGGATGGAAATGGCCGTGGCCGAGGACGCCGCGCGCGGTGTAAAATGGCCCGACCTGACAGACGCGCAGGTCGCCGCCGCGGGCCTCGCGCTTTCGATCTTCCCCAACGTCAATTTCATTCCGGGCCCGACTTTTGCTCTGGCCTACCGGGTGCGGCCCTTCGGCACCGACCCCGACAAGTGCATTTTCGAGGCGGTCGCGCTCGACCGGTTTGCCGAAGGCGAGGAGCCCGAAACCGAATGGATCTACGTCGAGCAGGACCTCGACAAATGGCCTTACGTCATCTCGCAGGACATCTCGAACATGGTCGAGGTCCACCGCGGCTACAAGTCGCGCGGCTTCCGCGGCAACCTTCCGAACCCGTGGCAGGAGCGCAAGGTGACCAACCTTCATCGGGGCCTTGCGAAATACATGGGCACCGGCTCGCCGCGCCCACTCGACTGA
- a CDS encoding TauD/TfdA family dioxygenase, whose protein sequence is MATTTLTRLRAEEIKPKIGSRILNTKEELLSGALTGEINELLEQRGVLVFKQLHFTDDEQVAFTNALGGNATEIGFRGQAVFPISLDRSVNQEVVEYLKGSLFWHIDGTMNDVPVRGSILTSKVLPSWGGNTEFANCYAAYDDLPEETKARIDGLRVVHTMWASQLYHTPEPTLAQLSNWQSRGQGKRELPLVWKHKSGRKSLVLGNTAQYVVGLEPEESARILHGLREIATSEPYHYAHKWQVGDSVMWDNTGTLHRAMPYDPDCGRLLHRTILQGEEAFA, encoded by the coding sequence ATGGCCACGACCACGCTTACCCGGCTTCGCGCCGAAGAGATCAAACCGAAGATCGGCAGCCGCATCCTCAATACCAAGGAGGAGCTGCTGAGCGGCGCCTTGACGGGCGAGATCAATGAACTGCTCGAACAGCGCGGCGTCCTGGTCTTCAAGCAGCTCCATTTCACCGACGATGAACAGGTCGCTTTCACCAACGCCTTGGGCGGGAATGCCACCGAGATCGGTTTTCGCGGGCAGGCGGTCTTCCCCATCTCGCTCGATCGCAGCGTCAACCAGGAGGTCGTCGAATACCTCAAGGGCTCCCTGTTCTGGCATATCGACGGGACGATGAACGACGTGCCGGTGCGCGGCTCGATCCTGACCAGCAAGGTGCTTCCGAGCTGGGGCGGGAATACCGAATTCGCCAACTGCTATGCCGCCTACGACGATCTCCCCGAAGAGACCAAGGCGCGGATCGACGGCCTTCGCGTCGTTCACACGATGTGGGCCTCGCAGCTCTATCACACGCCCGAGCCGACGCTGGCCCAGCTCTCGAACTGGCAGAGCCGCGGGCAGGGCAAGCGCGAACTGCCGCTGGTGTGGAAGCACAAGTCGGGCCGCAAGTCGCTGGTCCTGGGCAACACCGCGCAATATGTCGTCGGGCTCGAGCCCGAGGAAAGCGCGCGCATCCTGCATGGCCTGCGCGAGATCGCGACGTCGGAGCCCTACCACTATGCGCACAAGTGGCAGGTCGGCGATTCCGTGATGTGGGACAACACCGGCACGCTGCACCGCGCGATGCCCTACGATCCCGATTGCGGCCGGCTGCTGCACCGCACGATCCTCCAGGGCGAAGAGGCTTTCGCCTGA
- a CDS encoding aromatic ring-hydroxylating dioxygenase subunit alpha, whose translation MAEMDLTDLRPGNALRIENPALIPAARYYDEEFYRLECERLWPKAWQMACRLEQIPNVGDWIEYSNVGKSVIVVRTKDGVKAHQNHCRHRGVPIAGGEGNAEGASAHGNCAKSGFICPFHGWRWNMEGECTFVYGRHLFDEELLQKDELALRPVRVETWGGCAFINHDAEAPSLRESLGPVLDRLEAHGMSKLRSEWWFATVLPANWKVAMEAFMEGYHVMKTHPQLQHAQPSLYNARYGNETGGLGSLLNPNLTVRQNVCEALDSMELLSEGMAGLVHGKEVEIARSLAEAELPKDPQTGMMAWYGLVCQAITEKLRERGEDVPDLVQVMQEHPVEAVEFLFPHYFLLTYFTSMSSYRVRPLGPETCLFEIWSLTHYPEGEEPEPLREPTMLPFDSRDFPMIPRQDYSNIPIQQKGLHSEGLDVLRLSREREGLISNYQRLIDAYIAGEPGARLAAANRMLGGNFDGPILDLGLECGSS comes from the coding sequence ATGGCCGAAATGGATCTCACCGACCTGCGCCCGGGCAACGCGCTCAGGATCGAGAACCCCGCGCTGATCCCCGCCGCACGCTACTATGACGAAGAATTCTACCGTCTCGAATGCGAGCGGCTATGGCCGAAGGCCTGGCAGATGGCTTGCCGGCTGGAACAGATCCCCAATGTCGGCGATTGGATCGAGTATTCGAACGTCGGCAAGTCGGTGATCGTCGTGCGCACTAAGGACGGGGTGAAGGCGCACCAGAACCATTGCCGGCACCGCGGCGTGCCGATTGCCGGCGGGGAGGGCAACGCCGAGGGCGCCAGCGCGCATGGCAACTGTGCCAAGAGCGGGTTCATCTGTCCGTTTCATGGCTGGCGCTGGAACATGGAAGGCGAATGCACCTTCGTCTACGGCCGTCATTTATTCGACGAGGAACTGCTCCAGAAGGACGAACTCGCGCTGCGCCCGGTTCGCGTCGAGACCTGGGGCGGCTGCGCCTTCATCAACCATGATGCCGAGGCGCCCTCGCTGCGCGAGAGCCTCGGGCCCGTGCTAGATCGGCTCGAGGCTCACGGCATGAGCAAGCTTCGCTCCGAATGGTGGTTCGCAACCGTCCTGCCGGCCAACTGGAAAGTCGCGATGGAAGCCTTCATGGAAGGCTATCATGTGATGAAGACCCATCCGCAGCTTCAGCACGCGCAGCCCAGCCTCTACAACGCACGCTACGGTAACGAAACCGGGGGGCTTGGGTCCTTGCTCAACCCCAACCTCACGGTTCGGCAGAATGTCTGCGAAGCGCTCGATTCGATGGAATTGCTCAGCGAAGGCATGGCCGGGCTCGTCCACGGCAAGGAGGTCGAAATCGCCCGAAGCCTCGCGGAAGCAGAACTTCCCAAAGATCCGCAAACGGGGATGATGGCGTGGTACGGTCTCGTCTGCCAGGCCATCACCGAGAAACTGCGCGAGCGCGGCGAAGACGTGCCCGACCTTGTGCAGGTCATGCAGGAACACCCGGTCGAGGCGGTCGAATTCCTGTTCCCGCACTATTTCCTGCTGACCTACTTCACCTCTATGTCGAGCTACCGCGTCCGGCCCTTGGGACCCGAGACCTGCCTTTTCGAGATATGGTCGCTGACCCATTATCCCGAGGGCGAAGAGCCAGAGCCGCTGCGCGAGCCGACGATGTTGCCGTTCGACAGCCGCGATTTCCCGATGATCCCGCGGCAGGACTATTCGAACATCCCGATCCAGCAGAAAGGCCTGCATTCGGAGGGGCTCGATGTCCTGCGCCTGTCGCGGGAACGCGAAGGCCTGATCAGCAACTACCAGCGACTCATCGACGCCTACATCGCGGGTGAGCCGGGAGCCAGGCTCGCCGCGGCGAACCGAATGCTCGGTGGCAATTTCGATGGTCCGATCCTCGACCTGGGACTCGAGTGCGGATCGTCGTGA
- the pdxH gene encoding pyridoxamine 5'-phosphate oxidase, which produces MTAGLADILISQGDPIDLFGTWLEEARASEPSDSNAMALATAALDGTPSVRTVLLKGHGPNGFVFYTNSASRKGRELEDNAKAALLFHWKSLRRQVRIEGIVVGVDKETADTYFVSRPIDSQLGALASDQSSPLESRAVLLERFEDERRRHAHQAVRRPAYWSGYRIVPFAMEFWLDRPHRLHERRRFSRSAGFWTSTLLFP; this is translated from the coding sequence GTGACAGCGGGTCTCGCCGACATTCTCATCTCGCAAGGCGACCCCATCGACCTGTTTGGAACGTGGCTCGAGGAAGCGCGCGCCAGCGAGCCTAGCGACAGCAATGCCATGGCTCTGGCAACGGCCGCGCTCGACGGGACGCCGTCCGTCCGCACCGTTCTGCTCAAGGGGCACGGCCCTAACGGTTTCGTCTTCTACACGAACAGCGCGAGCCGGAAGGGCCGGGAACTAGAGGACAACGCCAAGGCGGCCTTGCTTTTCCATTGGAAGTCGCTGCGGCGGCAAGTCCGGATCGAAGGCATCGTGGTGGGCGTCGACAAAGAAACGGCGGACACGTACTTCGTCAGCCGACCGATAGACTCGCAGCTTGGCGCGCTGGCATCCGACCAATCGAGCCCCCTCGAATCGAGGGCCGTGCTCCTGGAGCGCTTCGAGGATGAGCGCCGCCGCCACGCGCATCAGGCAGTCCGGCGGCCCGCCTACTGGTCGGGCTATCGCATCGTGCCTTTCGCCATGGAGTTCTGGCTCGACAGGCCGCACCGGCTGCACGAACGGCGCCGCTTTTCCCGCAGCGCCGGCTTTTGGACGAGCACGCTATTGTTCCCCTGA
- a CDS encoding group II truncated hemoglobin: protein MQTSTQATAQPRTAYDLVGGRSVVRDFVDRFYDLMAADPAYAELRALHAPDLAPMRASLTDFLSAWLGGPRDWFDERPGVCMMSAHRGVAMSEAAARQWAEAMTRAVTERVPDKGLADKLAEALSSMALGMAGVEAA, encoded by the coding sequence ATGCAAACGAGCACTCAAGCGACCGCCCAGCCCCGCACTGCCTACGACCTCGTCGGCGGCCGCAGCGTGGTTCGAGATTTCGTCGACCGCTTCTACGACCTGATGGCTGCCGATCCTGCCTATGCCGAACTGCGAGCGCTTCACGCACCGGACCTTGCACCCATGCGCGCGTCGCTCACTGACTTCCTCTCGGCCTGGCTCGGCGGCCCGCGCGACTGGTTCGACGAACGCCCCGGCGTCTGCATGATGTCCGCCCATCGCGGCGTCGCGATGAGCGAAGCCGCCGCGCGGCAATGGGCCGAGGCGATGACGCGAGCGGTGACGGAACGTGTTCCGGACAAAGGCCTGGCAGACAAACTCGCTGAGGCGCTGTCGTCCATGGCGCTCGGAATGGCGGGTGTAGAGGCAGCCTAG
- a CDS encoding sterol desaturase family protein, whose translation MTAVSSAARSCGFTRYTTGSTIPAGGDSSYIHPLEVALGLGLYVASIFVLSRIMGNFHVVTIVITWIAFSQINLHNHDLWTADRFPFRYLATMSKMHHNHHARFTGGNYATISLLYDWMFGTLDYGQGFKRKTARNSSPRQAS comes from the coding sequence ATGACGGCGGTTTCCTCGGCGGCCCGCTCATGTGGGTTCACGCGGTACACCACCGGCAGCACAATCCCTGCCGGGGGGGATTCGAGCTATATCCATCCGCTCGAGGTCGCGCTTGGCCTCGGCCTCTACGTCGCGAGCATCTTCGTGCTCTCGCGGATCATGGGCAATTTCCACGTCGTCACGATCGTGATCACCTGGATCGCCTTCTCGCAGATCAACCTGCACAATCACGACCTGTGGACGGCGGACCGCTTCCCCTTCCGCTACCTCGCGACCATGTCGAAAATGCACCACAATCACCATGCCCGCTTCACGGGCGGCAACTACGCGACGATCTCGCTGCTTTACGACTGGATGTTTGGCACGCTCGACTACGGACAAGGCTTCAAGCGCAAGACCGCGCGGAATTCCTCGCCGAGACAGGCCTCGTGA
- a CDS encoding AlpA family transcriptional regulator produces the protein MDLFPDELITLPAVSALTGLCRHRLSLLIRLNLFPWPASASNRRWNKQEVLEWVRLQSENS, from the coding sequence ATGGACCTCTTCCCGGACGAACTGATCACGCTGCCGGCCGTGTCTGCGCTGACCGGGCTCTGCCGCCACCGCCTATCACTTCTCATTCGTCTCAATCTCTTCCCGTGGCCCGCCAGCGCTTCGAACCGGCGCTGGAACAAGCAGGAAGTGCTCGAGTGGGTGCGGCTGCAGAGCGAAAACAGCTAG
- a CDS encoding lysylphosphatidylglycerol synthase transmembrane domain-containing protein codes for MARKSRPQEAALTGWRAWFFGLLLLAALFGAVAHWGEIQRFAALARHTRPGWLALALGFQLSTYLCVANGWRAVLERAGTPRGLGPLMRIAVTKLFADQVLPTAGIGGNVLLVDQLRRIGVSSSTSVAALLLSMVGFYAAYGLFAVAMLVLLWLHDQATPLMAGLVTIFLVIALGIPGLALWLRHRGSRPLPRRLERIGFMRSLLEAVGEAPSRLLRDRVLIARVTGWNALIFLADAGTFFACLHGLGQDASFATAFIALIMASMMVTLGPIPLGLGSFETTATATLRLLGVPFEAAVTATLLLRLLTLWLPLLPGLVLMRKAVKKRTHSSRRPSHAGKHSNGAIDS; via the coding sequence ATGGCACGAAAAAGCAGACCGCAGGAAGCCGCGCTCACGGGATGGCGCGCCTGGTTCTTCGGACTCCTGTTGCTCGCCGCGCTCTTCGGCGCCGTCGCGCATTGGGGCGAGATCCAGCGATTCGCCGCTCTTGCACGCCACACCCGACCTGGTTGGCTCGCGCTGGCGCTCGGCTTCCAACTATCCACCTACCTCTGTGTCGCCAACGGCTGGCGGGCAGTTCTCGAGCGCGCGGGCACGCCTCGCGGGCTTGGTCCGCTCATGCGGATCGCGGTGACGAAGCTCTTCGCCGACCAGGTGCTTCCCACGGCGGGCATCGGCGGAAACGTCCTGCTCGTAGATCAACTACGCCGGATCGGCGTGTCATCGAGCACTTCGGTCGCGGCGCTGCTGCTCTCCATGGTCGGCTTCTACGCAGCTTATGGGCTTTTCGCGGTCGCGATGCTCGTCCTGCTGTGGCTTCACGACCAGGCGACGCCTCTGATGGCGGGCCTCGTGACGATATTCCTCGTGATTGCGCTCGGCATCCCGGGACTGGCGCTCTGGCTGCGTCATCGCGGCAGCCGACCGCTTCCCCGCCGTCTCGAGCGTATCGGCTTCATGCGGTCGCTGCTCGAGGCCGTCGGAGAGGCGCCCTCCCGGCTGCTGCGCGACCGGGTCCTGATCGCACGCGTCACCGGCTGGAACGCCCTCATCTTCCTCGCGGATGCCGGGACCTTCTTCGCATGCCTTCACGGCCTGGGTCAGGACGCGTCCTTCGCGACCGCCTTCATCGCGCTCATCATGGCCTCGATGATGGTCACCCTGGGCCCGATTCCGCTTGGGCTCGGCAGTTTCGAGACCACGGCAACGGCAACTCTGCGGCTTCTGGGCGTGCCATTCGAGGCCGCCGTCACGGCCACTCTCCTCTTGCGGCTGCTGACACTTTGGCTTCCCCTGCTTCCCGGTCTGGTGCTGATGCGCAAGGCCGTCAAAAAGCGCACGCACTCCTCGCGCCGTCCCAGCCATGCCGGCAAGCATTCAAACGGAGCCATCGATTCCTAA